A single genomic interval of Metasolibacillus fluoroglycofenilyticus harbors:
- the prfA gene encoding peptide chain release factor 1, with protein MFDRLQAVEDRYERLNELLSDPDVVSDSKKLREYSKEQSDIQEMVEVYREYKAVKEQLADTREMLELEKDQDMLEMVKEEFHELNDQIPSLEERLRILLIPKDPNDSKNVIMEIRGAAGGDEANIFAGDLFRMYSRYAETQGWKIEIMEATPNAMGGYKEVIFMINGQGAYSKFKYENGAHRVQRVPATESQGRIHTSTATVACLPEVEEVDVDIHEKDIRVDTFASSGAGGQSVNTTMSAVRMTHIPTGVVVSMQDERSQIKNREKAMKILRARVADMYMQEAQAEVDATRKSAVGTGDRSERIRTYNYPQNRVTDHRIGLTIQKLDQIIEGKLDEVIDALILEEQASKLARLNEDA; from the coding sequence ATGTTTGATCGTCTACAAGCTGTTGAAGATCGTTATGAAAGATTAAATGAATTATTAAGTGATCCAGATGTAGTGAGTGATAGTAAAAAGCTACGTGAATATTCAAAGGAACAATCAGATATTCAAGAAATGGTTGAAGTGTATCGTGAATATAAAGCTGTGAAGGAACAGCTTGCAGATACGCGTGAAATGCTAGAACTTGAAAAAGACCAAGATATGCTAGAAATGGTGAAGGAAGAATTTCATGAGTTAAACGACCAAATTCCTTCATTAGAAGAGCGTCTACGCATTTTGCTAATTCCAAAAGACCCGAACGATTCGAAAAACGTTATTATGGAAATTCGCGGAGCTGCGGGTGGAGATGAGGCGAATATTTTTGCGGGGGATTTATTCCGCATGTATTCGCGTTATGCAGAGACGCAGGGTTGGAAAATTGAAATTATGGAGGCGACACCGAATGCAATGGGCGGTTATAAAGAGGTTATCTTTATGATTAACGGTCAAGGCGCATACTCTAAATTCAAATATGAAAATGGTGCACACCGAGTTCAGCGCGTACCTGCTACAGAGTCGCAAGGGCGTATTCATACATCGACAGCAACAGTTGCTTGTTTGCCAGAAGTAGAAGAGGTAGATGTAGACATTCATGAAAAGGATATTCGTGTGGATACATTTGCATCATCTGGTGCAGGGGGGCAATCAGTTAACACGACGATGTCTGCTGTTCGTATGACGCATATTCCAACAGGTGTCGTTGTATCGATGCAGGATGAGCGTTCACAAATCAAAAACCGCGAAAAGGCAATGAAAATTTTACGTGCGCGTGTGGCAGATATGTATATGCAAGAAGCTCAAGCTGAAGTGGATGCAACACGTAAATCGGCGGTAGGTACAGGTGACCGTTCGGAGCGAATTCGCACGTATAACTATCCACAAAATCGTGTCACAGACCATCGAATTGGCTTAACAATTCAAAAACTCGACCAAATCATTGAAGGCAAGTTAGATGAAGTGATTGACGCACTTATTTTAGAAGAACAAGCATCTAAATTAGCAAGATTAAATGAAGATGCATAA
- a CDS encoding ABC transporter ATP-binding protein — MLLKRFFSYYKPYKGLFILDFSCAILVALIELAFPLVLNKVIDDILPDGELKWIIMVSLLLFGLYIVNSIFHFIVSYWGHMLGINIETDMRKEAFSHVQKLSFRYFDNNKTGHLVSRLTNDLMDIGELAHHGPEDLFIAVMTIIGAFSVMFYIDPTFTILIFVLVPIILVLTIIFGKLMSKAFTRMFGDIADFNARVENNVSGIRVVQAFTNEAHEIQRFKVNNERFRMTKLFSYKVMAWNEAISGILTKVLSLFTLFLGAYFVLGGHLTSGEFVAFILLSGILLNPINKINMFIESYPKGMAGFKRYIDFIETEPEIADRANAKEVIAVEGEVVFDNVSFGYTDDKRALNNINLKIKPGETIALVGPSGAGKSTICSLLPRFYEVNEGAIKIDGIDIRDFKLHSLRSHIGIVQQDVFLFDGTIRDNIAYGNLNASDEEIWYAAKRAQLEEVIHALPEGMETLIGERGVKLSGGQKQRLSIARIFLKNPKILILDEATSALDTETEKAIQEALNELSVGRTTLVIAHRLATIKDADRIVVVSKKGIVEEGTHEELMDNQKVYYGLYTAQFGLQL, encoded by the coding sequence GTGCTATTAAAACGTTTTTTTTCTTACTACAAGCCCTATAAAGGGTTATTTATACTCGATTTTTCATGTGCAATTTTAGTTGCATTAATTGAATTAGCTTTTCCACTTGTTTTAAATAAGGTGATTGATGATATTTTACCTGATGGTGAACTGAAATGGATTATAATGGTGAGTTTATTGTTGTTTGGCTTATATATTGTAAATTCGATTTTCCATTTTATCGTTTCGTATTGGGGGCATATGCTTGGGATTAATATTGAAACAGATATGCGTAAAGAAGCCTTTAGCCATGTGCAAAAACTATCATTCCGCTATTTTGATAATAATAAAACAGGGCATCTTGTCTCACGTTTAACAAATGACTTAATGGATATAGGTGAGCTTGCACATCATGGGCCAGAAGATCTTTTCATTGCTGTCATGACGATTATTGGGGCGTTTAGTGTCATGTTCTACATTGATCCTACCTTTACGATTCTTATATTTGTACTCGTACCAATTATTTTAGTGTTGACAATTATTTTTGGAAAGCTTATGTCTAAAGCATTTACACGGATGTTTGGGGATATTGCAGACTTTAATGCACGTGTTGAAAATAATGTGAGTGGTATTCGTGTCGTACAGGCCTTTACAAATGAGGCACATGAGATTCAACGCTTTAAGGTAAATAATGAGCGATTTCGTATGACCAAGCTTTTTTCTTATAAAGTGATGGCATGGAATGAAGCGATTTCAGGTATTTTAACAAAGGTACTATCATTATTCACATTATTTTTAGGAGCTTATTTTGTATTGGGTGGGCATTTAACAAGCGGTGAGTTTGTCGCATTCATCTTGCTATCAGGTATTCTATTAAATCCAATTAATAAAATTAATATGTTTATTGAAAGCTACCCAAAAGGAATGGCAGGCTTTAAGCGCTACATTGATTTTATTGAGACAGAGCCAGAAATTGCAGACCGCGCTAACGCAAAAGAGGTTATTGCTGTTGAAGGCGAAGTGGTCTTTGATAATGTATCGTTCGGTTACACAGATGATAAACGAGCTTTAAATAATATCAACTTAAAAATTAAACCGGGTGAAACAATTGCACTTGTTGGACCATCTGGTGCAGGAAAATCTACAATTTGTAGCCTATTACCACGTTTTTATGAGGTGAATGAGGGTGCGATTAAAATTGATGGGATTGATATAAGAGATTTCAAACTTCATTCCTTGCGTTCACATATAGGGATTGTACAGCAGGATGTTTTTTTATTTGATGGCACGATACGAGATAATATCGCTTATGGGAACTTGAATGCAAGTGATGAGGAAATATGGTATGCAGCAAAACGTGCGCAGCTTGAAGAGGTTATTCATGCTTTACCAGAAGGAATGGAGACGCTTATCGGAGAGCGTGGTGTTAAATTGTCTGGTGGTCAGAAGCAGCGTTTGTCTATTGCACGTATATTCTTGAAAAATCCTAAAATACTTATTTTAGATGAGGCTACATCCGCGCTAGATACTGAAACGGAGAAGGCAATTCAAGAAGCATTGAATGAGCTATCAGTGGGACGTACAACATTAGTCATAGCACATCGTCTTGCAACAATTAAGGATGCTGACCGTATTGTCGTTGTTTCTAAAAAAGGCATTGTCGAGGAAGGCACGCATGAGGAATTAATGGATAATCAGAAAGTTTACTACGGCTTATACACAGCGCAATTTGGTCTGCAATTATAA
- a CDS encoding AraC family transcriptional regulator, producing the protein MEHNTNRLLLENMFIKVLSVEHIESTSIDFKNTVQSNVWIVVVHGDILLSINKQRHHITGFQMLHLTLHGSLSIKATTAARIYVIFYIGKIPHQDELLKALQQQASISRPISCYTLTNPWIVIEMVDSLYRQYEKQQMLGVQAYFHGLIARIFEEIEQQEYDNNKLQQALMYIERHLYHPIAVQDVARYTQLSTQKLFTLFQLHFGHGPKKYIQEQQQQLAKNYLRKPNYQIKDIAKAMHFESEIYFSRIFKKWTGMTPSEFSEKSVSMKSDLSINNENHFHYNNIQLAQAKSFESRSNEQMLKKLATPFLLSLMLLLTACGNDTAQKAVKENNEPNTEKATTIVTDDVGREVEIPIKPERIVTDWYLGQVLALDVVPVGAVIANLDYAAFLKPYYKDGEITNIGTDGNVSLEKVVELKPDLIITWNKEDVEKYEKIAPTIVFSESAHQSAVEEVKAMGEYLGRQAEAETFVNDFEKRIKAAKEKIYSSIPEGATFTIFDLFEKNATIVANDSVSGGRALFQVLEMKPQEKVQELFETKESSGGRYEISYEVVGDYVGDYVFVINFFNKDGEFPPTWTNLDVVKNNETIELAPEYYFASDPLSALHQAEEMANTIVEVTK; encoded by the coding sequence TTTTAAAAATACAGTTCAATCAAATGTATGGATTGTTGTTGTACATGGTGATATCCTCCTCTCTATTAATAAGCAAAGACATCATATTACTGGCTTCCAAATGCTTCACCTTACACTGCATGGCAGCCTTTCAATTAAAGCTACGACAGCAGCAAGAATCTATGTGATTTTTTATATCGGCAAAATTCCTCATCAGGATGAATTGTTGAAGGCACTCCAACAACAAGCTTCAATTAGCCGTCCAATTTCCTGCTATACATTAACAAATCCTTGGATTGTAATAGAAATGGTCGACAGTCTTTATCGTCAATACGAGAAGCAGCAAATGTTGGGGGTACAGGCATATTTTCACGGTTTAATTGCGCGAATTTTTGAGGAAATTGAGCAGCAAGAATACGATAATAACAAATTACAGCAAGCGTTAATGTATATAGAACGACATTTATATCATCCGATTGCCGTTCAGGATGTTGCTCGCTATACTCAACTCTCTACACAAAAGTTATTTACGTTGTTCCAATTGCATTTCGGACATGGTCCAAAGAAATACATACAGGAGCAGCAACAACAATTAGCAAAAAACTATTTGCGAAAGCCTAACTATCAAATAAAAGATATTGCAAAAGCAATGCACTTTGAGTCGGAAATATACTTTAGTCGTATATTTAAAAAATGGACTGGGATGACACCAAGTGAATTCTCGGAGAAAAGTGTCAGCATGAAGTCTGATTTATCTATTAATAATGAGAATCATTTTCATTATAATAATATTCAGCTTGCGCAAGCAAAATCATTTGAGAGTAGGAGCAATGAACAAATGTTAAAAAAATTAGCAACTCCCTTTTTATTAAGTTTAATGCTGCTGTTAACAGCATGTGGAAATGACACAGCGCAAAAAGCTGTTAAAGAGAATAATGAACCTAATACAGAAAAGGCAACAACAATTGTTACAGATGATGTAGGGCGTGAAGTTGAAATTCCAATAAAGCCTGAAAGAATTGTAACAGATTGGTATTTAGGACAAGTGTTAGCACTAGATGTTGTGCCGGTAGGAGCGGTTATAGCAAATTTAGATTATGCAGCCTTTTTAAAACCGTACTATAAAGATGGTGAGATTACGAACATAGGTACAGACGGCAATGTATCGTTGGAAAAAGTAGTAGAGTTAAAACCCGATTTAATCATTACATGGAATAAAGAAGATGTAGAAAAATACGAGAAAATTGCACCAACTATTGTATTTTCTGAATCGGCACATCAGTCTGCTGTAGAAGAGGTAAAAGCAATGGGTGAATATTTAGGACGACAAGCAGAGGCAGAGACATTTGTGAATGATTTTGAAAAGCGTATAAAAGCTGCTAAAGAGAAAATTTATTCATCTATACCAGAAGGAGCTACATTTACAATTTTTGATTTATTTGAAAAGAACGCAACAATTGTGGCGAATGATAGTGTGTCAGGTGGTCGAGCGTTGTTCCAAGTTCTCGAAATGAAGCCACAAGAAAAAGTACAAGAGCTCTTTGAGACAAAAGAATCAAGTGGAGGACGCTATGAGATTTCCTACGAAGTAGTAGGAGATTATGTGGGTGACTATGTATTTGTCATAAATTTCTTCAATAAAGACGGAGAATTTCCACCAACATGGACAAATCTAGATGTGGTGAAAAACAATGAAACGATAGAGTTAGCGCCAGAATACTATTTTGCCTCTGACCCATTATCGGCATTACATCAAGCAGAAGAAATGGCAAATACTATTGTAGAAGTAACAAAATGA
- the prmC gene encoding peptide chain release factor N(5)-glutamine methyltransferase yields the protein MKMHNSVFEVLQRASSFLSANGREETAARLLMQHVLQINYSDLMLQMQEQMSNEQIATLEDMLQRHAEGVPVQYITGVEEFYGRPFQVDESVLIPRPETEELIVGAITRIEKLFGKDAAIQLADIGTGSGAIAITMKLECPNVAVTATDISQDALATAEQNAMQLQAAIDFRLGDLTEPIAQQKWDVILSNPPYIAYHEAKEMSDIVLEHEPHTALFADEDGLFLYRKLAEQLPALMRQPALIGVEIGYMQGRAVAAFFQQHFPQATIEIVKDINRKDRIVFCVIDE from the coding sequence ATGAAGATGCATAACTCAGTATTCGAAGTCCTGCAACGGGCTTCTTCTTTTTTAAGTGCCAATGGTCGAGAGGAAACAGCAGCACGATTGCTAATGCAGCACGTGCTGCAAATAAATTATTCGGATTTAATGTTACAAATGCAGGAGCAAATGTCTAATGAGCAAATAGCTACTCTTGAAGACATGCTGCAAAGGCATGCGGAAGGAGTACCCGTACAATATATTACAGGTGTCGAGGAATTTTATGGACGCCCATTTCAAGTAGATGAATCCGTTCTAATTCCCCGTCCTGAAACAGAAGAATTAATCGTCGGCGCAATAACGCGTATAGAAAAATTATTTGGCAAAGATGCGGCGATTCAATTGGCGGATATTGGTACAGGCAGCGGGGCAATTGCTATAACAATGAAGCTTGAATGCCCGAATGTAGCTGTTACGGCAACGGATATTTCGCAAGATGCGCTTGCAACAGCCGAGCAAAATGCTATGCAACTGCAAGCAGCAATTGATTTTCGCTTAGGCGATTTAACAGAACCAATTGCACAGCAAAAATGGGATGTTATTTTAAGTAATCCTCCTTACATCGCTTATCATGAGGCGAAGGAAATGTCTGATATTGTACTAGAACATGAGCCGCACACAGCACTTTTTGCGGACGAGGATGGATTATTTTTATATCGCAAGCTAGCTGAGCAGTTGCCGGCTTTGATGAGACAACCAGCATTAATTGGTGTGGAAATTGGCTATATGCAGGGTCGAGCAGTAGCGGCTTTTTTCCAACAACACTTCCCACAAGCTACAATTGAAATTGTAAAAGATATTAACAGAAAAGATAGAATTGTTTTTTGTGTAATTGATGAATAA
- a CDS encoding FecCD family ABC transporter permease, with protein sequence MATRAEGVEGLEKLQELQRRTHPVRALLALIIGLVSLVFAIGLSISFGAADISLSMVWQAVFKFLPDLTEHQIIREIRLPRVLGAALVGACFAVAGAMMQGMTRNPLADSGLLGLNAGAAFMLALCFAFFPGLPYMYLIMWSFVGAGLGVAIVYGIGSLSKGGLTPMRLVLAGAAVSALLGALGEGIALHYRIGQDLAFWYAGGVSGTKWSHLQILSPWILVAMIGALILSRSITLLSLGEEIAIGLGQRTNVIKVWGMIIVLILAGAAVSVVGAVGFVGLIVPHLTRYIVGHDYRWIISCSLVYGALLVVLADFIARNINPPYEAPIGALIAFIGVPFFLYLARKGGKEL encoded by the coding sequence ATGGCGACGCGAGCTGAAGGAGTCGAAGGGCTCGAAAAATTACAGGAGCTACAAAGACGGACCCATCCCGTGCGTGCTTTATTGGCACTAATTATAGGGCTTGTGAGCCTAGTATTTGCTATTGGTTTGTCCATTTCATTTGGAGCGGCAGATATTTCATTAAGCATGGTTTGGCAGGCTGTTTTTAAATTTTTACCTGATTTAACAGAACATCAAATTATTCGTGAGATTCGATTGCCACGTGTATTAGGTGCAGCATTAGTAGGTGCATGCTTTGCTGTAGCCGGAGCAATGATGCAAGGAATGACTCGAAACCCTTTGGCGGACTCAGGTTTGCTAGGTTTAAACGCTGGTGCAGCATTTATGCTAGCATTATGTTTTGCCTTTTTCCCGGGCTTACCTTATATGTATTTAATTATGTGGTCTTTTGTGGGAGCAGGGCTTGGCGTTGCAATCGTTTATGGTATTGGCTCTCTGTCCAAAGGGGGTCTAACGCCGATGCGCTTAGTTTTAGCAGGAGCTGCGGTTAGTGCCCTTTTAGGCGCACTAGGAGAGGGAATTGCACTGCATTATCGAATAGGACAAGATTTAGCCTTTTGGTATGCAGGCGGTGTTTCGGGTACAAAATGGAGCCATCTGCAAATTTTATCTCCTTGGATACTTGTTGCGATGATAGGCGCACTCATCTTATCACGTTCTATTACACTGTTGAGCTTAGGTGAAGAAATTGCGATTGGGCTTGGACAACGCACGAATGTTATAAAAGTATGGGGAATGATAATTGTTTTAATTTTGGCAGGTGCTGCTGTTTCTGTTGTAGGAGCAGTAGGGTTTGTAGGATTAATTGTTCCACATTTAACGAGATACATAGTTGGGCATGATTATCGCTGGATTATTTCCTGCTCTTTAGTATATGGTGCATTGCTTGTTGTATTAGCGGACTTTATTGCACGAAATATCAATCCTCCTTATGAGGCGCCAATTGGGGCTCTTATTGCTTTTATTGGCGTTCCATTCTTCCTCTATTTAGCTCGTAAAGGAGGAAAAGAGCTATGA
- a CDS encoding FecCD family ABC transporter permease — protein MSNRFLTPNQKKIRKKNLAILITLVVLIIITFVISMNTGVIKLTPLEVFRTLFGQGDAQQQLILFEFRLPRIVLAVLVGISLAVSGAILQGISRNALADPGILGINAGAGLAVMLFVSFFSTTKAAPVYLLPVLAFIGSGLTAIVIYTLSYKRHEGITPMRLILTGIAVAAGISSMMIVLTLRLTPENYQFIATWLAGSIWGSNWKFVLSLLPWLIVLLPFVYSKSRVLNVLNLGELTAVGLGASIEKERRLLLAASVGLAGASVSVSGGIGFVGLVAPHLARQLVGAKHQFLLPAAALLGGLLVLMADTIGRSIFEPSEIPAGIVVAVLGAPYFLYLLAHLKE, from the coding sequence ATGAGCAATCGCTTCTTAACACCAAATCAAAAAAAAATTAGAAAGAAAAACTTGGCTATTTTAATTACATTAGTTGTACTTATTATCATTACGTTTGTAATTAGTATGAATACAGGAGTAATTAAGCTAACACCGCTAGAGGTTTTCCGAACGTTATTTGGACAAGGGGATGCCCAACAGCAACTTATTTTATTTGAATTTAGACTCCCGCGCATTGTTCTCGCTGTATTAGTTGGAATAAGCTTAGCTGTTTCTGGGGCTATTTTACAAGGGATTTCAAGAAATGCTTTGGCAGACCCGGGTATTTTAGGTATTAATGCTGGGGCAGGGCTTGCCGTTATGCTGTTTGTTTCCTTTTTTTCTACAACAAAAGCTGCCCCTGTCTATTTACTACCAGTGCTAGCCTTCATAGGTTCGGGCCTGACCGCCATTGTAATTTATACACTGTCCTATAAACGGCATGAGGGAATTACACCAATGCGCTTAATTTTAACGGGTATTGCTGTAGCTGCGGGTATCAGCTCTATGATGATTGTACTGACACTGCGACTAACACCAGAAAATTACCAATTTATTGCGACATGGCTAGCAGGAAGTATTTGGGGCTCCAATTGGAAGTTTGTGTTGTCCTTATTGCCTTGGCTCATCGTCCTATTACCATTTGTTTATTCAAAATCTCGCGTATTAAATGTTCTGAATTTAGGCGAATTAACAGCTGTTGGTCTAGGTGCGTCAATTGAAAAAGAGCGACGCTTATTATTAGCCGCTTCTGTTGGATTAGCTGGGGCGAGTGTTTCAGTCAGCGGTGGTATTGGATTCGTAGGACTCGTTGCACCACATTTAGCACGCCAGCTTGTAGGGGCTAAGCATCAGTTTTTACTTCCAGCCGCAGCGTTATTGGGAGGGCTGTTAGTGTTAATGGCAGATACGATTGGTCGTTCTATTTTCGAGCCATCCGAAATTCCAGCAGGGATTGTTGTTGCTGTTCTAGGTGCACCGTATTTCCTATACTTACTAGCACATTTAAAGGAATAA
- the rpmE gene encoding 50S ribosomal protein L31 has translation MKQGIHPDYKTATVTCSCGNTFQTGSVKESIVVEFCNECHPFYTGRQKFASADGRVDRFNKKYGLNK, from the coding sequence ATGAAACAAGGAATCCATCCAGATTACAAAACTGCAACAGTAACTTGCTCTTGCGGTAACACATTCCAAACTGGTTCTGTAAAAGAATCAATCGTTGTCGAGTTCTGTAACGAATGTCACCCATTCTATACAGGTCGTCAAAAATTCGCGTCTGCTGACGGACGTGTGGATCGTTTCAACAAAAAATACGGTCTTAACAAATAA
- a CDS encoding thymidine kinase, which translates to MAQLFFKHGAMNSGKSIEILKVAHNYEEQNKPVLIFTSGIDTRDEVGVVSSRIGLRRPAIAVFDDTNIFEYVKNHEEKPYCILIDEVQFFSKEHVLQLTQIVDELNIPVMGFGLKNDFQNELFEGSRYMLIYADKIEEMKTICWFCHKKATMNLRVDENGKPVYTGDQISIGGNDSYYPVCRKCHSNPPL; encoded by the coding sequence ATGGCGCAATTATTTTTTAAGCATGGTGCGATGAACAGTGGTAAGTCGATTGAAATTTTAAAAGTAGCCCATAATTATGAAGAGCAAAACAAGCCCGTTCTTATTTTTACTTCAGGTATCGACACGAGGGATGAAGTAGGTGTGGTATCAAGCCGTATTGGTCTTCGTCGTCCTGCAATTGCTGTGTTTGATGATACAAATATTTTTGAATATGTAAAAAATCATGAAGAAAAGCCATATTGTATATTAATTGACGAAGTACAGTTTTTCTCGAAGGAGCATGTACTCCAATTAACGCAAATAGTCGATGAATTAAACATACCAGTAATGGGCTTTGGCTTAAAAAATGACTTCCAAAACGAGCTGTTTGAAGGCAGCCGTTATATGCTCATTTATGCAGATAAAATTGAGGAAATGAAAACAATTTGCTGGTTCTGTCACAAAAAGGCAACGATGAACCTGCGTGTTGACGAGAATGGCAAGCCAGTGTACACAGGTGACCAAATTTCAATTGGTGGCAATGACTCATATTATCCTGTATGCAGAAAATGCCATAGCAACCCGCCGCTTTAA
- a CDS encoding NAD(P)/FAD-dependent oxidoreductase: MTEEMYDVTIVGGGPAGLFTAFYSGMRDLKTKIIECSDQLGGRLLIFPEKMIWDIGGLPPILGGQLIEQLIEQAKTFDPTIVLNQKIENLERQADGTFILTSASGEKHYSKTVILAVGYGVLSLQKLDIEGADKYEVTNLYYTVQELEGFRNKRVVISGGGNSAVDWANELAQIASSVTVVHRRDEFGGHERNVALMRESVNVKTPYEVAQLHGNDDLIQAVSIAHKETGEIERLEVDAVIVSHGLKCDYGALEKWGLHIEDSNAIVNEKRETNIDGVFGAGDFVSHPSKVHYIAGAFADAILALNSAKLYMEPDAPKMAYVSSHNIRFKERNKNIGLVDNDYREVRG; the protein is encoded by the coding sequence ATGACAGAGGAAATGTATGATGTAACGATTGTAGGCGGAGGACCAGCAGGGTTATTTACAGCATTTTATAGCGGGATGCGAGATTTAAAGACGAAGATTATTGAATGTAGTGACCAGCTTGGTGGTCGTCTGTTAATTTTCCCAGAAAAAATGATTTGGGATATTGGTGGCTTGCCTCCAATTTTAGGCGGGCAATTAATTGAACAATTAATTGAGCAGGCTAAAACATTTGACCCAACAATTGTGCTCAATCAAAAGATTGAAAATTTAGAAAGACAAGCAGATGGTACTTTTATATTAACATCTGCATCAGGCGAAAAGCATTATTCGAAAACGGTCATTTTAGCTGTTGGCTACGGCGTACTTTCCTTGCAAAAGCTTGACATAGAAGGGGCAGACAAATACGAAGTAACAAATTTATATTACACGGTACAGGAATTAGAAGGATTCCGTAATAAACGTGTAGTGATTTCTGGCGGTGGCAATTCGGCTGTCGATTGGGCAAATGAATTAGCCCAAATCGCATCGAGTGTAACGGTCGTGCATCGACGAGACGAGTTTGGTGGGCACGAAAGAAATGTTGCTTTAATGCGAGAATCGGTAAATGTAAAAACACCATATGAAGTGGCACAATTACATGGAAATGATGATTTAATTCAGGCTGTCTCAATAGCACATAAAGAAACAGGAGAGATTGAACGACTTGAAGTAGATGCGGTAATTGTTAGTCATGGCTTAAAATGCGATTATGGAGCACTTGAAAAATGGGGGCTACATATTGAGGACAGCAATGCCATTGTTAATGAAAAGCGTGAAACAAATATTGATGGGGTGTTTGGAGCGGGAGATTTTGTCAGCCATCCTAGCAAAGTGCATTATATAGCAGGTGCATTTGCTGATGCGATTTTAGCGTTAAATAGCGCAAAATTGTATATGGAGCCAGATGCACCAAAGATGGCGTATGTATCTTCTCATAATATTCGTTTCAAGGAGCGCAATAAAAATATCGGTTTAGTGGACAATGATTATCGTGAGGTACGCGGCTAA
- a CDS encoding ABC transporter ATP-binding protein — translation MTVIEIEHVAIGYSSTLIVNDLSVEIPKGQISTIIGPNGCGKSTLLKAVARVLRTQNGAVYLDGKAIHQLKTKEVAKRMAILPQTATAPGGLTVFELVSYGRFPHQTGFGTLQKEDYEYIHWAIDVTGLREFCDRPIEALSGGQRQRVWIAMALAQGTDILVLDEPTTYLDLAHQLDILLLLQKLNKEEGRTIVMVLHDLNHASRFSHFMIAMKSGQLIVNGNPEEVMTKGNLQKVFNIDAEMAMCPYSNNPICLSYQLFGKEE, via the coding sequence ATGACCGTCATTGAAATAGAACATGTTGCAATTGGTTATTCTTCTACACTAATCGTAAATGATTTGAGTGTTGAAATTCCAAAAGGGCAAATTTCAACAATTATTGGTCCAAATGGCTGTGGAAAATCTACATTATTAAAGGCTGTAGCCCGCGTGCTTCGAACGCAAAATGGCGCGGTATATTTAGATGGGAAAGCTATACATCAATTGAAAACGAAAGAAGTTGCTAAAAGAATGGCTATTTTGCCACAAACGGCAACAGCACCGGGGGGATTAACTGTTTTTGAATTAGTTTCCTATGGACGTTTTCCGCACCAAACCGGCTTTGGAACATTGCAAAAGGAAGATTATGAATATATTCATTGGGCAATTGATGTAACTGGTTTACGTGAATTTTGCGACCGCCCGATTGAAGCTTTATCAGGTGGGCAACGTCAACGAGTCTGGATAGCGATGGCGTTAGCACAAGGAACGGATATTCTCGTACTCGATGAACCAACAACCTACTTGGATTTAGCACATCAGCTAGACATCCTGTTGTTATTGCAAAAGCTAAACAAGGAAGAGGGACGGACAATTGTTATGGTATTGCATGATTTAAACCATGCATCGCGCTTTTCCCATTTTATGATTGCTATGAAAAGCGGTCAATTAATTGTCAACGGCAATCCAGAAGAAGTTATGACTAAAGGGAATTTACAAAAGGTTTTCAATATTGATGCAGAAATGGCTATGTGCCCTTATAGTAATAACCCTATTTGCTTGTCCTATCAACTATTTGGAAAAGAAGAATGA